From Methanosarcina lacustris Z-7289, one genomic window encodes:
- the hisE gene encoding phosphoribosyl-ATP diphosphatase — protein sequence MPEADLSILNRVYEIILDRKENYDENSYVCTLLNHRKGMNKILEKVGEESIETILAVRNEDHKEIVSESSDLIFHLLVMLAANNVTLDEIADELSARHEKMKRD from the coding sequence ATGCCAGAGGCTGACTTATCCATATTAAACAGGGTGTATGAGATCATCCTGGATCGAAAAGAGAACTATGACGAAAATTCATATGTCTGTACACTTTTGAACCACCGCAAAGGTATGAATAAAATCCTTGAGAAAGTGGGCGAAGAATCAATTGAAACCATATTAGCAGTCAGAAATGAAGACCATAAAGAAATTGTCTCGGAGAGCTCAGACCTGATTTTTCATCTGCTGGTGATGCTTGCAGCAAACAACGTTACCCTTGATGAAATCGCAGATGAGCTAAGTGC
- a CDS encoding nucleotidyltransferase domain-containing protein has protein sequence MFKTRLRDFLFTKDDWLFAVSDYFRKDGIRATLRYVPDENGERELNGKRYKKYDFGPAFEFMKQNRPEWVQDVHVVPESEVKKVLRPSDCIPELVNSDSRVRAIVKVLDMAEIPRTSMGVTGSMLAGLQNESSDVDFVVYGPMWFRARDAIAVAKQQEGPIEELDEDMWQRIYRKRIPEISFDEFMLHESRKGNRGMVEGTYFDLLFVREWDQIKEPLLRGKDTVKMKIEAEVKNADFAFDSPSYYKVEHDEIDHVLSYTHTYAGQALPGEIIEARGVVEEFGDMKRLVVGTSREPKGEWIRSLTWLEKCGYI, from the coding sequence ATGTTCAAAACACGCCTGAGGGATTTTCTTTTTACAAAAGATGACTGGCTTTTTGCGGTTTCTGACTACTTCCGTAAAGATGGAATCAGAGCCACACTCCGCTACGTTCCGGATGAAAACGGGGAGCGGGAGTTAAACGGGAAACGGTACAAAAAATACGATTTTGGCCCTGCTTTCGAATTCATGAAACAAAACAGGCCTGAATGGGTTCAGGACGTGCACGTTGTCCCGGAGTCTGAGGTAAAGAAGGTACTGCGTCCCTCTGACTGCATCCCCGAACTTGTGAATTCCGACAGCCGGGTAAGGGCGATCGTAAAGGTGCTCGATATGGCAGAAATTCCCAGGACAAGTATGGGAGTTACGGGTTCAATGCTTGCAGGCCTGCAGAATGAAAGCTCTGATGTCGATTTTGTTGTTTACGGTCCTATGTGGTTCAGGGCAAGGGATGCCATAGCTGTTGCAAAACAACAGGAGGGACCTATCGAAGAGCTCGATGAGGATATGTGGCAGAGGATCTACAGGAAAAGAATCCCTGAGATTTCTTTTGACGAATTCATGCTGCACGAGTCCAGGAAAGGCAACCGTGGCATGGTAGAGGGCACTTATTTTGACCTTCTCTTCGTGCGGGAGTGGGACCAGATCAAAGAGCCCCTGCTGAGGGGAAAAGACACTGTCAAAATGAAAATCGAAGCCGAGGTCAAAAACGCTGACTTTGCCTTTGACAGTCCTTCCTATTACAAAGTAGAACATGATGAGATCGACCATGTACTCTCCTATACCCACACCTATGCAGGCCAGGCTCTCCCCGGCGAGATCATAGAGGCCCGCGGGGTGGTTGAAGAATTCGGGGATATGAAGCGGCTTGTCGTTGGCACCTCAAGGGAGCCAAAAGGAGAATGGATACGGTCTCTTACCTGGCTTGAGAAGTGCGGATATATATGA
- the iscB gene encoding RNA-guided endonuclease IscB produces the protein MLVFVINQNKKPLMPCKPSKARKLLQAGKAKVVRNTPFTIKLLFGSSGYTQPVIAGMDTGSKVVGCAAIANEKVLYQSEIYLRENVSKKMDQRKMYRRTRRGRKTRYRPVRFDNRGNSTKGGRLAPSIRSKLEAHFREKMFVESLLPVTGWKVELASFDIHKITNPEVSGVGYQEGNLKGFYNVKAYVLDRDGYTCQHCMGKSKDSRLHCHHIVFRSNHGSDAPVNLITLCETCHKALHNGEFKLSGKKSKTKHATEIGILKSQIRKSGWSFAETFGYETKYRREQILKLIKTHYFDAVAICCRDDQNVEVEDSVFLKRNVPAGDYQQRRGKRSEKKIPTGKLFGLRKFDLVKTEKGIGFIRGKRSSGYFSISDIFGNKISDSVNVKKKCRRLSARSTTLVQMVQMTHSSPTCHFRQAGNVKEGVSC, from the coding sequence ATGTTAGTTTTCGTAATCAATCAAAACAAAAAACCATTAATGCCCTGTAAACCTTCTAAAGCCAGAAAGCTACTGCAAGCAGGCAAGGCAAAAGTGGTCCGAAATACTCCATTCACAATCAAGTTACTTTTCGGAAGCAGTGGCTATACTCAACCTGTAATTGCAGGAATGGATACCGGCTCTAAGGTCGTGGGCTGTGCAGCCATTGCTAACGAAAAAGTGTTGTATCAGTCCGAAATCTACCTTAGAGAAAACGTTTCAAAAAAGATGGACCAACGGAAGATGTACCGGAGAACCAGAAGAGGTAGAAAAACAAGGTATAGACCTGTAAGATTTGATAACCGGGGAAATTCAACAAAAGGAGGAAGATTGGCTCCTTCTATCCGAAGCAAACTTGAAGCTCATTTCCGGGAAAAGATGTTTGTGGAATCCCTGCTTCCTGTAACCGGGTGGAAGGTAGAGCTTGCCTCCTTTGATATTCACAAAATAACAAATCCGGAGGTTTCCGGGGTTGGGTATCAGGAAGGGAACCTTAAAGGGTTCTACAATGTCAAAGCTTACGTTCTGGACAGGGACGGGTACACCTGCCAGCACTGCATGGGAAAGTCAAAGGATTCCCGGCTACATTGCCATCACATTGTTTTCAGGTCAAACCATGGATCAGATGCTCCGGTAAACCTGATAACGCTCTGTGAAACCTGTCACAAAGCCCTGCACAATGGAGAATTCAAGCTTTCAGGGAAAAAGTCAAAAACAAAACATGCAACTGAAATCGGGATCCTCAAATCCCAAATCCGGAAATCCGGCTGGAGTTTTGCAGAGACTTTCGGGTACGAAACCAAGTACAGGAGAGAGCAGATATTGAAGTTGATAAAAACACATTACTTTGATGCTGTTGCTATTTGTTGCAGGGACGATCAGAATGTAGAGGTAGAAGATTCGGTTTTTCTAAAAAGAAACGTTCCTGCGGGAGATTATCAGCAGCGGAGAGGGAAGAGATCAGAGAAGAAAATACCTACCGGAAAGTTGTTTGGGCTCAGGAAATTTGATCTTGTAAAAACGGAAAAAGGGATCGGGTTCATTCGTGGCAAACGGTCATCCGGGTATTTTTCAATCTCAGATATATTCGGAAACAAAATTTCAGATAGTGTTAATGTTAAGAAAAAATGCAGGAGACTGAGTGCGAGGAGTACAACATTAGTTCAGATGGTACAGATGACGCATTCCTCCCCCACCTGCCATTTCCGGCAAGCCGGAAATGTCAAGGAAGGGGTCTCCTGCTGA
- a CDS encoding YkgJ family cysteine cluster protein, which produces MYLQDRNLYMEASCSGSKQKPEKTKYQLILIAALKKEIEMAHRLDPEKLATEIEKTGFSCQLCGKCCRRAFGDNRVVLTPLEIEKIQKHTELSKLEVAGPLIPEACQPEETENEEEDRDKESSSVKPEISEPDEEAILESSQLFELPKEDIDSEGNIHTYGWMLRRKKNGDCVFLEKDTNRCRIYPVRPMLCSTYPFYIEGLKLYTCECEGLGDHISAEESRKLAETLLSRYISELEDTLAMYEKYEDFERGKEGLDIAKKNLEKNMCTYIIHDSRGITKIID; this is translated from the coding sequence ATGTACCTGCAGGACAGGAACCTGTATATGGAAGCATCCTGTTCAGGCAGTAAACAAAAACCCGAAAAAACAAAGTATCAGCTCATTCTTATTGCCGCCCTCAAAAAAGAAATTGAGATGGCTCACAGGCTTGACCCTGAAAAGCTTGCAACTGAAATCGAAAAAACCGGTTTTTCCTGCCAGCTCTGCGGGAAGTGCTGCAGACGGGCTTTCGGGGACAACAGGGTAGTTTTGACTCCTCTGGAGATTGAGAAAATCCAGAAGCATACAGAGCTTTCAAAACTTGAGGTTGCAGGACCCCTTATCCCTGAAGCCTGCCAGCCCGAAGAAACTGAAAACGAGGAAGAAGACAGGGACAAAGAAAGCTCTTCCGTGAAACCAGAAATATCAGAACCAGATGAAGAAGCGATCTTAGAATCCTCTCAGCTGTTTGAGCTCCCAAAAGAGGATATTGACTCCGAGGGCAATATCCATACCTACGGCTGGATGCTCAGGCGGAAAAAAAACGGAGACTGCGTTTTCCTCGAAAAGGACACAAACCGGTGCAGGATTTATCCCGTGCGTCCGATGCTCTGCAGCACCTATCCATTTTATATTGAAGGGCTTAAACTGTACACATGCGAATGTGAAGGGCTTGGGGACCACATCTCTGCGGAAGAGAGCCGAAAACTCGCAGAGACCCTGCTTTCCAGATATATCTCGGAACTTGAAGATACGCTTGCCATGTACGAAAAATACGAAGATTTTGAAAGAGGGAAAGAAGGTCTGGATATTGCAAAAAAGAATCTGGAAAAAAACATGTGTACCTATATAATCCACGATAGCAGAGGAATTACAAAAATAATCGATTGA
- a CDS encoding MAST domain-containing protein: MKLKMKSLDLSVFCVLLIVVMGASPALAQMGPGGGPVNGMGQGMGQGMGQGMMNGYGFDQYDKRFAGFGAMTFEEVGNNFGIPVKTMLSDLGLPEDMSTQLTILEVEEQYGVSGQEIVSYMVMNTQQSHTSLNARQRLLMCQQAVQAVRGGGMGQGMYFMRQGRFTYGNYTTFDFDSDAGEVSNFAVSGDMIFDSATVSDFAFKGEQVAGATAVYEGADSQILLHDNPMGTMQVVAFANKTVVFDLAEDVKASMETTLSDDLKNVVVVKITKNNFEGYLTVSKNYLASGTDARPLEGLDVKVSGDRVTVNLVENSVVMFRAIPMEPAVMQTGYSYGSRAAYMHQVLNREIASGRVGAELALRAGGDNASIVNYTPMGLQVRERDRDRIVLGVDSDLPEGRVITVNVDNETINLSNLDRLRFRFDGLDIEKAGSIDELFAGGNRPLCYLVQENETATMAVYIPKFSEHEIVIDLAPEAGEGGAGEEGGEEVATEEGAETKSTPAFEFGLGVAVLASAYGLRRRR, translated from the coding sequence ATGAAGTTGAAAATGAAAAGCTTAGATCTATCTGTATTTTGTGTCCTCTTGATTGTGGTCATGGGGGCATCTCCTGCCCTTGCCCAGATGGGGCCGGGTGGCGGACCCGTTAATGGTATGGGTCAGGGAATGGGCCAGGGAATGGGCCAGGGAATGATGAATGGGTACGGGTTTGACCAGTACGACAAAAGGTTTGCGGGTTTCGGAGCAATGACCTTCGAAGAAGTCGGTAACAATTTCGGAATCCCGGTTAAAACCATGCTTTCCGACCTCGGGCTTCCGGAGGATATGAGCACGCAGCTTACAATCCTGGAGGTTGAAGAGCAGTACGGGGTTTCCGGACAAGAAATTGTCAGCTACATGGTCATGAACACGCAGCAGAGCCATACCTCGCTCAATGCCAGACAAAGGCTCCTGATGTGCCAGCAAGCTGTACAGGCTGTGAGAGGTGGGGGCATGGGCCAGGGGATGTATTTTATGCGTCAGGGCCGCTTTACATACGGGAATTACACGACTTTCGATTTTGATTCCGATGCAGGAGAGGTCAGCAACTTTGCGGTCAGCGGAGATATGATTTTTGATTCGGCCACGGTTTCCGATTTTGCCTTTAAGGGAGAGCAGGTTGCAGGAGCAACTGCTGTCTATGAGGGCGCTGACAGCCAGATTTTACTTCACGACAACCCGATGGGAACCATGCAGGTCGTGGCGTTTGCCAACAAAACCGTTGTTTTTGACCTTGCAGAAGACGTGAAAGCAAGCATGGAGACCACACTTTCAGATGATTTAAAAAATGTGGTTGTTGTAAAGATAACTAAAAACAATTTTGAGGGATACCTTACCGTTTCCAAGAATTACCTTGCTTCCGGCACGGATGCCAGGCCTCTCGAAGGACTTGATGTTAAGGTTTCGGGTGACAGGGTAACGGTAAACCTTGTAGAAAACAGTGTGGTTATGTTCCGTGCAATTCCCATGGAGCCTGCTGTCATGCAGACCGGGTACAGTTATGGTTCCCGTGCTGCGTACATGCACCAGGTGCTCAACCGGGAAATTGCCAGCGGTCGTGTCGGAGCTGAACTTGCCCTCCGCGCGGGCGGGGATAATGCATCCATTGTGAACTACACCCCAATGGGCTTGCAGGTCAGGGAAAGGGACAGAGACCGCATAGTACTCGGGGTAGATTCGGACCTTCCTGAAGGCAGGGTCATCACCGTAAACGTGGACAACGAGACCATCAATCTTTCCAATCTCGATCGTCTCAGGTTCCGCTTTGACGGGCTGGATATTGAAAAAGCAGGAAGCATCGATGAACTCTTTGCCGGCGGAAATCGCCCACTCTGCTATCTCGTGCAGGAAAATGAAACCGCCACCATGGCTGTGTATATCCCGAAATTTTCTGAGCACGAAATAGTAATTGACCTGGCGCCCGAAGCCGGAGAAGGAGGAGCTGGAGAAGAAGGAGGGGAAGAGGTGGCTACTGAAGAAGGAGCTGAAACCAAATCCACGCCAGCTTTCGAGTTTGGACTCGGAGTTGCGGTGCTGGCTTCCGCATACGGGCTGAGACGCAGGAGATAA
- a CDS encoding PGF-pre-PGF domain-containing protein, whose amino-acid sequence MSDKHEKTKGLVFMKTIETLKVKNRLKISNFISGFILILFFAVTILPVSASGIEASREISAGTVYAGGTFTVTVHIQTDQYIEAPTLDENLPAGWDVTTIENAGATFQNSETFKKSTLEWIWVESLQAGGGKTVVYRVTVPSASEPGNFTISGNVSAYSVSAVPITGYITVTEKTSSSGGSSGGGGGGSPESSRNVELKEISNEQVFKGIHTCYTFKGETNEIVAVEFDPKKNFGRITTIVEMLKNTSSIVKEPAPGTVYRNLNIWIGPSGFSSPENLENARISFRVHRAWLSENGIDENTMTLYRHNENMWNALPTALTGEDEDFFYFTAETPGFSPFAIASPEKNTQAIEITQVGNEDITVMSTGEISGEESDEDLAQDNEKEGKDAPGAGVSFATAGILASYAALKKRNVK is encoded by the coding sequence ATGTCAGATAAACACGAAAAAACTAAAGGACTCGTTTTCATGAAAACTATTGAGACCCTTAAAGTAAAAAACCGGCTCAAAATCTCAAATTTTATCTCTGGTTTTATACTTATTCTATTTTTTGCAGTAACCATACTTCCGGTTTCAGCCTCCGGAATAGAGGCGAGCAGGGAAATTTCTGCAGGAACGGTTTATGCAGGTGGAACTTTCACAGTAACCGTGCACATACAGACAGACCAGTATATTGAAGCTCCCACCCTTGATGAAAACCTTCCCGCAGGATGGGATGTGACCACAATTGAAAATGCCGGGGCCACGTTCCAGAATTCCGAGACATTCAAAAAGTCTACGCTGGAATGGATCTGGGTCGAGAGCCTTCAGGCAGGCGGGGGAAAAACTGTTGTGTACAGAGTTACAGTGCCTTCCGCTTCTGAACCGGGAAATTTCACAATATCAGGTAATGTTTCCGCTTATTCCGTTTCTGCTGTTCCTATTACAGGTTATATCACAGTCACTGAGAAAACCTCGTCTTCCGGAGGAAGCAGCGGAGGTGGAGGTGGAGGCTCTCCGGAATCAAGCCGGAACGTAGAGCTCAAGGAGATTTCAAATGAACAGGTCTTCAAAGGAATCCACACCTGCTACACATTCAAAGGAGAGACAAACGAAATAGTTGCTGTAGAGTTTGACCCAAAAAAGAACTTCGGGAGAATAACCACAATTGTGGAGATGCTAAAGAACACGTCTTCAATAGTGAAAGAACCTGCCCCAGGAACCGTCTACAGGAACCTGAATATCTGGATTGGGCCCAGCGGATTTTCAAGCCCTGAAAACCTTGAAAATGCCCGGATAAGCTTCAGAGTACACCGGGCATGGCTCTCCGAAAACGGCATTGATGAAAACACAATGACCCTTTACAGGCACAACGAAAATATGTGGAACGCACTACCTACAGCTCTGACAGGAGAAGATGAAGATTTCTTCTACTTTACAGCAGAAACCCCGGGATTTTCGCCTTTTGCGATCGCAAGCCCGGAAAAGAATACTCAAGCGATTGAAATAACTCAAGTTGGAAATGAAGATATTACTGTTATGAGCACAGGAGAAATATCCGGAGAAGAAAGTGACGAAGATCTGGCTCAGGATAACGAAAAAGAAGGTAAAGATGCCCCTGGAGCTGGAGTTTCATTTGCGACAGCAGGGATTCTGGCATCATACGCAGCCCTGAAGAAAAGGAATGTGAAATAA
- a CDS encoding DUF4139 domain-containing protein produces the protein MGKRQSYLWIALVFIGVVASAAAFAYSVSTDGTVQADEQEIIAGGREIAANGIESSSSVITKVKPSNPLELLTARAAGTDSATEVTVYNDNLALVKERRGLDLKTGVNRVEYTDVAALIDSTSVMFEDTKNKNTAVLEQNYEYDLVSSSKLLDKFLGKEITATEKEGETYTGTLLSHDGGVVLSLSDGKVVSLTEISKFEFPDSAGLLTKPTLVWQVYSPVAGSRDVLTSYLTGGMSWRADYIVKTNADDSKADIQGWVSVDNGAGTTYEDAKLKLVAGEVHRIAVPQPRYYDSMPMEEEYGGTKDSFVEESLFEYHLYTLERPATLKNNQIKQLSLLSADAVPVEKELIFDVSKSDKVQVVLNLENSIEKGLGMPLPSGVVRVYKADSEGQLQFLGEDSIDHTPKDEEVKVVVGSAFDVTGTRTQTDYKKVSTDVWRESYEIELKNHKAEAQKIRIVEHFYGDWEITTSSDTSKKTDAFTAEWEVTVPADGSKKVSFTVERSY, from the coding sequence ATGGGAAAAAGACAAAGTTATCTCTGGATTGCTCTGGTTTTTATCGGGGTTGTAGCCTCAGCTGCAGCGTTTGCGTATTCTGTATCTACTGACGGCACGGTTCAGGCTGATGAGCAAGAAATCATTGCTGGTGGAAGAGAAATAGCTGCAAATGGAATTGAGTCTTCTTCCAGTGTAATCACAAAGGTAAAACCTTCAAATCCTCTGGAGCTTCTTACTGCCAGAGCCGCGGGGACTGATTCAGCTACCGAGGTTACGGTTTACAACGATAACCTTGCCCTTGTGAAAGAGCGCAGGGGACTCGATCTGAAGACTGGAGTTAACAGGGTCGAGTACACTGATGTTGCTGCACTTATCGATTCTACCTCGGTTATGTTTGAGGACACAAAGAACAAAAATACTGCCGTGCTTGAACAAAACTATGAGTACGATCTGGTAAGTAGTTCCAAGCTTCTTGATAAATTCCTGGGCAAGGAAATCACCGCAACTGAAAAGGAAGGAGAGACATACACAGGGACTCTTCTCAGCCATGACGGCGGGGTTGTGCTCAGTCTGAGTGATGGAAAAGTTGTAAGTCTCACAGAAATCTCTAAATTTGAGTTTCCTGACTCTGCAGGGCTGCTTACAAAACCTACTCTGGTCTGGCAGGTATATTCTCCTGTAGCAGGCAGCCGGGATGTCCTTACGTCCTATCTTACGGGCGGTATGAGCTGGAGAGCAGACTACATCGTAAAAACGAATGCGGATGATTCAAAGGCTGACATCCAGGGCTGGGTCAGTGTCGATAATGGGGCAGGGACCACCTATGAGGATGCCAAATTGAAGCTCGTTGCAGGGGAAGTTCACCGTATAGCTGTACCGCAGCCGAGATATTATGATTCTATGCCTATGGAAGAAGAATACGGAGGGACAAAGGACAGCTTTGTTGAAGAATCCCTCTTTGAGTACCACCTCTATACCCTGGAAAGGCCGGCTACCCTGAAGAACAACCAGATAAAGCAGCTTTCCCTGCTCTCCGCAGACGCTGTACCTGTGGAAAAGGAACTTATCTTTGATGTTTCAAAAAGCGATAAGGTGCAGGTAGTCCTGAACCTCGAAAATTCAATAGAAAAGGGCCTTGGAATGCCTCTCCCTTCCGGGGTTGTCAGGGTATACAAAGCTGATTCCGAAGGGCAGCTCCAGTTCCTCGGAGAAGACAGTATAGACCACACCCCAAAAGATGAGGAAGTCAAGGTAGTTGTCGGAAGCGCTTTTGATGTAACAGGCACCAGAACCCAGACTGACTATAAGAAAGTGAGTACTGACGTGTGGCGGGAAAGTTACGAGATTGAACTTAAGAACCATAAGGCAGAAGCACAGAAAATCAGGATTGTGGAACATTTCTATGGGGACTGGGAAATTACCACGAGTTCCGATACTTCTAAAAAGACGGATGCTTTCACTGCCGAATGGGAAGTAACCGTGCCAGCAGACGGTTCTAAAAAAGTCTCTTTCACAGTGGAACGCAGCTATTGA
- a CDS encoding GNAT family N-acetyltransferase: MIIQRYDESRKEEVRDVVLEVLLEHGFEYDRLKDSDLKDINGYYFAKGGTFFVGLADGRVVGTAGVRKLNSNRGEIKRIYLKKGFRGKGNGEQLFLAALDFAEKNCSGAVLKTDSTLKKAIGMYLKHGFTFVKEEEGYLYYEKRF, encoded by the coding sequence ATGATAATCCAGAGATACGATGAATCCAGAAAGGAAGAAGTCCGTGACGTCGTTCTGGAAGTCCTGCTGGAACACGGCTTTGAGTACGATAGGCTTAAAGATTCTGATCTGAAGGACATTAATGGTTACTATTTTGCAAAGGGAGGCACCTTTTTTGTAGGTCTGGCCGATGGCAGGGTAGTGGGCACTGCAGGAGTCCGCAAACTCAATAGTAACCGCGGCGAAATCAAGCGCATCTACCTCAAAAAGGGCTTCAGAGGCAAAGGAAATGGAGAACAGCTTTTTCTGGCAGCCCTGGATTTTGCCGAAAAAAACTGTTCGGGTGCCGTGCTTAAAACTGATTCAACCCTTAAAAAAGCGATAGGAATGTATCTCAAGCACGGTTTTACTTTTGTAAAAGAAGAAGAAGGATACCTGTACTATGAGAAACGATTTTAA
- a CDS encoding M20 metallopeptidase family protein, whose amino-acid sequence MCRKSEVIRLKDDPSAEALEAWIIRLRREFHRYPELSFEEYETQKRILKILGELGIEARKIADTGVLASIRGTMPGPCIALRTDTDGLQIQEETTERNRDYISRNNGVMHACGHDGHMSMLFGAARLFLENKDFPGEIRLIFQPAEEIPPGGSERVIAEGGLKGVDAVMGMHIFTNHESGSVGLRPGPFMASTNRFEIILKGKGGHISKPESCIDPVRMATDFITNLYPALEKWLDPDKYVLGVGRIQGGAQFNRTPDTVGILGSYRTFDSETTGIIDRTIKECLDEIVEKYRKPGDEFSGLPEYDLDILHGYPVLVNDPVFTATVNLKLQESFPELTVYPELKKAFAAEDFASYLQIVPGIFISLGTRNQEKGIVEINHSCRFDIDEEILLTGTKIFHTLALDFLKNPERYLAP is encoded by the coding sequence ATGTGCAGAAAATCCGAGGTAATACGTTTGAAAGATGACCCGAGTGCAGAAGCGCTTGAAGCCTGGATTATCCGGCTGAGGCGAGAATTTCACCGATATCCTGAACTCAGTTTCGAAGAATATGAAACCCAGAAACGAATCCTGAAAATCCTTGGAGAACTGGGAATCGAAGCCAGAAAGATTGCGGATACTGGCGTGCTTGCAAGCATCCGGGGTACAATGCCTGGTCCCTGCATTGCCCTTAGGACGGATACTGACGGACTGCAGATTCAGGAAGAAACTACAGAAAGAAACAGGGACTATATTTCCAGAAACAATGGAGTAATGCATGCCTGCGGGCACGATGGACATATGTCAATGCTTTTTGGGGCTGCTCGACTCTTTTTAGAAAACAAAGACTTCCCAGGGGAAATCCGCCTGATCTTCCAACCTGCAGAAGAGATCCCTCCGGGCGGTTCGGAGAGGGTTATTGCCGAAGGAGGACTAAAAGGCGTGGATGCAGTTATGGGTATGCACATCTTTACCAACCATGAATCCGGAAGCGTGGGTCTTCGCCCCGGGCCCTTTATGGCAAGCACAAACCGTTTTGAAATCATCCTTAAAGGAAAGGGGGGCCATATCTCAAAACCTGAAAGCTGCATTGATCCTGTCAGAATGGCAACAGACTTTATAACCAATCTTTACCCTGCCCTCGAAAAATGGCTTGACCCGGATAAATACGTTCTGGGGGTAGGGAGAATCCAGGGCGGTGCCCAGTTCAACAGAACCCCGGACACTGTAGGAATCCTTGGGAGCTACCGGACTTTTGACAGCGAAACCACAGGCATTATCGACAGGACAATAAAGGAATGCCTTGATGAGATTGTGGAAAAATACCGAAAACCGGGAGACGAGTTTTCAGGCCTTCCTGAATATGACCTTGACATCCTCCATGGTTATCCGGTCCTGGTAAATGACCCGGTTTTCACAGCTACGGTTAACTTAAAACTGCAGGAAAGCTTCCCTGAGCTTACAGTCTATCCGGAACTGAAAAAGGCCTTTGCTGCCGAAGATTTTGCAAGCTATCTCCAAATAGTGCCGGGCATCTTTATTTCACTCGGCACCCGAAACCAGGAAAAAGGGATCGTGGAGATCAATCACTCTTGCCGGTTTGACATTGATGAAGAGATCCTGCTGACGGGTACAAAGATCTTTCATACCCTTGCCCTTGACTTCCTGAAAAATCCGGAGAGATACCTGGCTCCTTAA
- a CDS encoding 3-isopropylmalate dehydratase large subunit, giving the protein MSGSDNRPMTVSEKIFSKASRTPVKAGDFVLANIDLAMTHDITGPLAVQGFYEIMRDEEEKKVWDPSKIVIIFDHQVPADSINAAQNHIMLRKFAKEQGILNYDVYEGVCHQVLPEKGHVLPGDLVVGSDSHTCAYGSLGAFSTGIGSTDMAAVFATGRLWFRVPETFRFEVEGKLPKRVYSKDLILHLIGDVGVEGARYMAAEFAGSTIRSLSIPERMTMSNMAIEMGGKAGIIEADEVTEAYLKERVPGYKLDPYWKSDEDAKYLEIRHYDVSDLEPQIACPHNVDNVKPVTEVEGTKIDQIFMGSCTNGRFEDIKIMADIMGNEQVAKGVRLLVVPASRTEYMKLLKAGYIEKLMNAGAIVESPCCGPCMGGSFGLLGPGEVGLATSNRNFKGREGSAESFVYLSSPATAGASALTGEITDPRKV; this is encoded by the coding sequence ATGTCTGGTAGTGACAATCGTCCAATGACCGTTTCGGAGAAGATCTTTTCGAAGGCCTCCAGAACTCCCGTGAAAGCCGGGGATTTCGTACTTGCAAACATAGACCTGGCAATGACCCACGACATCACAGGTCCGCTGGCAGTCCAGGGCTTTTACGAAATCATGAGAGATGAGGAAGAAAAAAAAGTCTGGGACCCCAGCAAAATCGTAATCATATTTGATCACCAGGTCCCTGCAGATTCAATTAATGCCGCACAAAACCATATCATGCTCAGGAAGTTTGCGAAAGAGCAGGGCATTTTAAATTATGATGTGTATGAAGGAGTCTGCCACCAGGTTCTGCCCGAAAAAGGACATGTATTGCCCGGCGACCTGGTTGTTGGTTCTGATTCCCATACCTGTGCATACGGGTCTTTGGGGGCATTTTCCACCGGTATAGGGTCTACTGACATGGCAGCCGTTTTTGCCACAGGCAGACTCTGGTTCAGGGTTCCTGAGACCTTCCGTTTTGAAGTCGAAGGTAAACTGCCAAAGCGCGTTTACTCCAAAGACCTTATCCTGCATCTTATAGGGGATGTAGGAGTAGAAGGTGCTAGGTATATGGCAGCTGAGTTTGCAGGTTCGACAATACGCTCCCTCTCCATCCCTGAGCGCATGACCATGTCCAACATGGCAATCGAGATGGGAGGAAAGGCAGGAATCATTGAAGCCGATGAGGTTACCGAAGCATACCTTAAAGAGCGTGTTCCAGGCTACAAACTTGATCCGTACTGGAAGTCCGATGAAGACGCTAAATATCTGGAGATCAGGCATTACGATGTTTCCGACCTTGAACCTCAGATAGCTTGCCCTCACAATGTCGATAACGTAAAGCCGGTAACTGAAGTAGAAGGCACGAAAATTGACCAGATCTTTATGGGTTCCTGCACGAACGGCAGGTTCGAAGACATCAAGATCATGGCAGACATCATGGGCAACGAACAGGTTGCAAAAGGTGTGCGTCTCCTTGTTGTACCCGCTTCAAGGACAGAATACATGAAACTGTTAAAAGCCGGATATATTGAAAAACTCATGAACGCCGGCGCAATCGTAGAATCCCCCTGCTGTGGACCATGCATGGGAGGCTCTTTCGGCCTGCTCGGTCCTGGAGAAGTTGGCCTTGCAACCTCCAACCGCAACTTCAAGGGCAGAGAAGGAAGCGCAGAGTCATTTGTGTACCTTTCTTCCCCTGCAACAGCAGGAGCATCCGCTCTCACAGGAGAAATTACCGACCCCAGGAAGGTTTGA